CAGGAAGATTTAAAAGCCCTGGTCTCAAGGACAGAGGAAGCAGTCATTTGCGTAAAAGAAGTAGAAAACCCTTCGGATTTTGGAGTGCTTGAGACCGAAAATAATAGAGTTGTAAGGATAATAGAAAAACCTAAAAATCCCCCCACTAACCTTGCAAACGCCGGAATATACCTCTTCAGGGAATCCATTTTTGATTTCATTGACAGAACACGACCATCCGTGAGAAATGAATTCGAGATTACGGACTCACTCCAGATGCTTATCGATACAGGAGCGGCTGTGGGCTACAGCTCTCTCAATGGCAGGTGGATAGATGTAGGGTATCCCTGGGATCTTCTTAAAGCAAACGAACATCTACTGAAAGATCTCAGGAAGAGGTGTGAGGGTACCGTGGAACCGAATGCAACAATAAAAGGGGAGGTTGTAATAGGGAAAGGCACTCTTATCAGGAGCGGTTCTTACATCGAAGGTCCAGTAATAATAGGAGAGAACTGCGATATAGGTCCTAATTGTTATATCCGCCCATACACTTCAATAGGGAACCATGTAAGGGTAGGGAATGCGGTCGAGATAAAAAACACGATTATCATGGAAAATACCCATGTAGGTCATCTGAGTTATACTGGAGACAGTATTATCGGACGCCGTTGCAATTTTGGAGCGGGTACGAAAGTTGCAAATCTCCGGCATGATGGGAAGAACATAAAAGTAATGGTAAAAGGCAGAATTCTTGACTCGGGCAGAAGAAAACTCGGAGTGATTATGGGAGACGACGTACATACCGGTATCAATACAAGTATAAATACCGGCGTGATAATGGAAAAAGGGAGATTTACGTATCCCGGAGAGATTGTAAAACATTAATCCAGTGCCCGGGTTTTCGAAAATCCGATCAACTCTAAAAAAAGAGTCCATGACTTTCTGAGATCAAATAAGAGTTTCTGAAAAATAAAATAAGAGATCCTGAAGAATAAAGTAAGAGATTCTGAAAATAAGCTGGAGCCCTTTTCCCGGAAAGGAAAGGGGCATTTAAATTGACTTTTTCTAACGAGCTCGGAATAAAGCTGCCTTTATGCGTAAAGTTTCTTTAAGGACCAGAGCATTGTGCTCCGGAAGAGTCCTTCGGTTTTCACCTTTAAGGAATCGTCATTCATGCATTTTACAGCTTCTTTCAGGGGTTTGTCCGAATCAAGGATCTGCCTTACAGTTTTCTCATCAGTTTCTATTGTTATGGTAGGCCCCATCTTTGAGTTGGGATCATCAGGAGTGTCATATGTGTAAAACTCTCCTATCTGTCCTCCTCTCATCAGTAAAGTCACGTAAAGCATCTCGCCGTTTTCAAGCTTAATTTTTCCGGCAATTTCCTCACTGGCTACAAACCTTTTAAGGACTGAGGGAACTTTATCGAAATTTTCGTTGTAAAGCTCGGCTTTTGCACTCAGTTCTGCAAGGAGGTCATTTTCAATACTGGAGTTCTCAGGCGCTTTGTAAAGCTCAGCTTTTTTAATGTCGACTGCACTTGAGGTTGCACTTGCTATCGGTACAAACAAGAGCATAATTAAAAGAAAAAAACTCAGAGATCTGATTTTACTGTGAGAAAACATAATTGAAAATAAGAGAGAGGAATATAAATAAGTTATTGAAACAAATTAAGCCTGAAAAAGGATAAAATAATTAGAAATGAAGTAAAAGAAGTTCAGGCAATGAGAAGTATGATTAGCGAAAGATGAAGGTAAGAAATGGTGAAGGTGATGAAAGATAAGTGTAATGAAGAACAAAGATAACAAAAAATCAAATCAGAAACAGTGATAACGAAAAATACATATAAACAAAAATAAGAGAGTCAAAATAAGGGAATCAAAATAAAGAAAATCAAGAATATACTCGATTGAAAGCTCAACTGAGATTTAAGAAAAAATAAAATAAGAAATAAATAAAATTTACCGACGCCGCATTTACTGATAGTAAATCCATATCGATAAATATCAAAGTTTAAGAGAGGGTCTGAATACCTCGGAACAATATTTGTCGAAGACCTGGTCTTCAACCTGTTCGAATAATTTTTTGTAGTCTTTCGATTTAGGATCGTGCTTGCTCATCATTTTCTTGACTTCAGCATTCATCTTATCAAGAGTTTTCTGGTCAAAACCTTCCGTATTCTCCATAGTAAACATAAAAATCATACTCTGAAATTACCTGTTAGGCACTGAAATTCTTAAGTCATTAGTCTTCGATATTACCTGCATAATATTACTGTACAATGTTGAGATTGTGCAATTTTAAGGATTATATATTAGTCAGGCAATATACTCAACGTTATTGATAAATTTTCAAATTCTTTGAAAGCAACATCTGATTCAATAATTAAGAGTTTTATATTATTCATCTAATATATTAGCTTTCTCTTTTAGACCAGACCCTTGTGTGCACTGCAAAGCTCCATAGTCTTAAGATTCTAACATTAGAACCCTTGAGAGCTGTTACTTTACATAAGCGGTGGTTCAAGTATCTTTGAGATAATAGATCAGTTATGTCTACTCATATAAATATTTTACACTCAAGTAATATTCTGAAGGATTTATACATTGTGACATTGAAGACCGGTACATAATAATTATCTGAATTCTTAAGAAACCCTGTAGATAATTATATAGGAGCAGTTTACCACAAGTCTTTAGAAGTCAGCTTCTCAGCTTCACATAGGAGGTAAGTCTTTCGCAGTCGAATATTCTGCCTGGTTTATGGGTTAATTTTATTAGCTCTTCGGATTACTATATAGTTATACAAAAGTATTCGAGTTGATAATAAAGTGCGACCAGTCTCACAAAGAGTGAACGCGAAAAAGACTCATGAAAACAATACCGAGTTTGGAAAATCTACCTCTGAGCTTCTTATCCTGAAGCCCGAAGGTTATCCGTTAAGTGGCATGATGGATGAATATCCTGTTATTGAAAATCGGGATGTTTTTGAATTCTATGCCAGAGAACAGTGGAACGGGTATGTTGCCCGCAAAGGAGATTATCTCTTTGACAGGCGAATGTTCCCGGATTTTGCTTACCGCATTATAGATGTGGAACCTGCAGAGTCCGTAATAGGAAGTTCAACTTCAATTATCGTTACTGAGGAAGAAAACGGGCTTCCTTCCTCGGCAGAAATAAAGAGCAGCGTAAAATTTGAAGATGTAATCGGGCAGGAGCTTGCAAAACAAAAGTGCAGGCTGATTGAACGCTTCCTTGAAGAGCCCGAACGCTTTGGGAAATGGGCGCCAAGAAATATCCTTTTTTTCGGGCCTTCAGGTACCGGAAAAACCATGCTTGCAAAGGCTCTTGCTAACAAGACCAATGTACCTATCATTCCGGTCAAGGCTACACAGCTAATAGGAGAATATGTGGGAGATGGAGCCCGCCAGATCCACCAGCTTTATGACAGAGCAGAAGAGATGGCTCCATGTATAATCTTTATAGATGAGCTTGATGCCATAGCTCTGGACCGGAAATTTCAGGAGTTGAGAGGAGACGTAAGTGAAATTGTAAACGCTTTACTGACCGAAATGGATGGTATAGTGGAGCGCGACGGAGTATGTACTATCTGCTCCACAAACAGGATTTATACCCTTGATTCTGCTATAAGAAGCCGATTTGAAGAAGAAATTGAATTCGTACTTCCCGGAGAAGAAGAGATCCTCAGGATATTTGAATCGAATGTAAAAACCTTCCCCCTGCAAGTGGAGGGCTGTGACTTCCAGGCTCTTGCGAAGAAAGCAAACGGGCTTTCGGGTAGAGACATTGTGGAAAAAGTTTTAAAAACCGCTCTTCATCAAGCAATAATAGAAGACCGGGAGATAGTAACAATCAAAGATTTTGAAAACGCGCTTGCAAAACTTAGCAGGAAAGACCTCCCAGAGGGACCTTCAGAACTTTATATTTAAAATAATCCTTTTACTTTTTGGAATTTTTCTTTTGCCTGCTTCAATATAATTTTTTACTTGCTTCATGTAACGTTTTTATATACATTTCTCCTGCCTTAAAGAGCAGGAATAATTTTATGTATAAAAATAGTTATTTTCTAGCAGGAATGATTTAAATAAGTCTCAAATAAGTCTCAAACAAAAATGAAATAAAAATAAAAGGGATCCCTATGAATGAAATACGTGAAGTCGACAGGTTTGAGTGCAGAGTTGTAAACGTAATTAAAAACCTGATGTGGAAAGGTGTAACAGTAGAAGAGAAGGGCACAAAAGGTAGGGTATATTTCAGCAGAGTTAACGGTGAACTTGATATCAATCACGGTGATACTCTATATATAGGCGTCAAGCCGGTTTATGAAATCGAAGGCAAAACTATGGAAGTCACACTTTATGATGCTGAAAACAAAAAACTGGATTGGACTCTTGTCTGAGCTATCCTGAACCTGTTGCGATGCAGAAGTTGATATACAGAAGATCTGTTACAGCTCCCTTTACGCTAACCCGTCTGAATATAAAAACTCAATAACTTTTAATCTTTCCTTGAAGACAATTTCAAATTTTTTATTCAGACCGGTAGGGAACCTCGATTTCCATCAGGTCTTCGGCTATAATCACTTTTTCAAACACTTTTTTCGAATCGCTAAGGAGAGGCTCAGAATCATCAGTATACCGGGAACTT
This region of Methanosarcina flavescens genomic DNA includes:
- the glmU gene encoding bifunctional sugar-1-phosphate nucleotidylyltransferase/acetyltransferase, encoding MKAVVLVAGKGTRMEPLTSDCPKVMLKVANKPILEHILNSAIEAGIEGFVFITGYLEEQIKEYFGDGSKWGVSIEYVRQNEQLGTANAIGCAKGYVDGTFLVLNGDMLIGQEDLKALVSRTEEAVICVKEVENPSDFGVLETENNRVVRIIEKPKNPPTNLANAGIYLFRESIFDFIDRTRPSVRNEFEITDSLQMLIDTGAAVGYSSLNGRWIDVGYPWDLLKANEHLLKDLRKRCEGTVEPNATIKGEVVIGKGTLIRSGSYIEGPVIIGENCDIGPNCYIRPYTSIGNHVRVGNAVEIKNTIIMENTHVGHLSYTGDSIIGRRCNFGAGTKVANLRHDGKNIKVMVKGRILDSGRRKLGVIMGDDVHTGINTSINTGVIMEKGRFTYPGEIVKH
- a CDS encoding AAA family ATPase; the encoded protein is MRPVSQRVNAKKTHENNTEFGKSTSELLILKPEGYPLSGMMDEYPVIENRDVFEFYAREQWNGYVARKGDYLFDRRMFPDFAYRIIDVEPAESVIGSSTSIIVTEEENGLPSSAEIKSSVKFEDVIGQELAKQKCRLIERFLEEPERFGKWAPRNILFFGPSGTGKTMLAKALANKTNVPIIPVKATQLIGEYVGDGARQIHQLYDRAEEMAPCIIFIDELDAIALDRKFQELRGDVSEIVNALLTEMDGIVERDGVCTICSTNRIYTLDSAIRSRFEEEIEFVLPGEEEILRIFESNVKTFPLQVEGCDFQALAKKANGLSGRDIVEKVLKTALHQAIIEDREIVTIKDFENALAKLSRKDLPEGPSELYI